The genomic segment AGGTTCAGGCAATGGATAATGCAGATCTCCTTTTTTAAATGACATGGGACTGATAATCCTGAATTTAATATTTTTATCAAACCAGGTATTTACAACAATATCCTGGTATGAATCCCGCCCGCTCCAGAGAAAATCAGGATTTTTTCCCAAAATAATATTTTCTGTTTGAAAAATATGATCTTCAAGTAATATTGGCTGATTCCATAATCCTTTTTCAAGGGTTTCCATAAATGCGTTTTCAAGATCATCATTAAGAATACAAAATCTTATCCAGTATGTATTATTTTCAACAACCTTATTCCTGACTCCCATAACAGGGGAAATTGAAAAAGGAGACATGGCTCCTGAATCATGCAGTTTTTTTCCCATGGAAGCATCTGCTTTTGATATCCTGTCTAAAAAAACAGGGTGCATC from the Desulfonema limicola genome contains:
- the cas6 gene encoding CRISPR-associated endoribonuclease Cas6, whose product is MPVTAIINMRAITQGTVPRSFNCLMHPVFLDRISKADASMGKKLHDSGAMSPFSISPVMGVRNKVVENNTYWIRFCILNDDLENAFMETLEKGLWNQPILLEDHIFQTENIILGKNPDFLWSGRDSYQDIVVNTWFDKNIKFRIISPMSFKKGDLHYPLPEPKLIFGNLSRRWNMFSQFTIPEDFSFENISFSNLNIKTTPYALRKKGTILGVTGKMTFIIKADQEVLHCCNTLLRFAFYSGIGVKTTQGMGMCRILS